From the genome of Trachemys scripta elegans isolate TJP31775 chromosome 2, CAS_Tse_1.0, whole genome shotgun sequence:
atataggcgcctattaccccccaccccatcccgatttttcacacttgctatctggtcaccctataggaaATGCACAATAACAAATTCTACTCTGTATCTGATGTGTTTTTATAGCCTTAGGGAGATGAAGCTATTTCACCCCTCACTTTTCATTATGTTACATCATTCTGCAAATAGCCTGATGTAACCTTACACAATCCAGTACCCATGTAATAGTACAGCAAAGATCTGTAGAAGAAAGTAGGATTTTACACAATGAGATAACATCAAAAATATGCACAGCTACCAAAAAAGATAGTTATTTACTGACTTTGTAAAAAATGGTAAGTAAGACAAAGTTCTTAATTCCAGTAAAGCTTGTTTATGATATACtgaagtttttgtgtgtggacgcTATGGAGACTGGTTGGTGGCTGTAAGCAGAAAGCGGAATGTAAAACTTTGAAATATTCCAGGTAACTAATATGCACTAGCAGTCTATCCactttccactcccctccccccaatataaATCAAACAACTGCAGGACAAAGACAGGACTAGCAAAGTCAATTTTCCTGTATTAATGTGAACCTTGTAAAGATTTAACTGATGCTTATGTCTAGTGCTCAATGAACcgaatcctgagaggtgctgagtacctgcaacTCATCAGATTAAATAAACCCTGAGGGTCTTAATTTTActcaatccttactcaggcaaactgtGTGCACCAGAGCAGCTGCTGAATTCAGTAGGAGTTGCAGCTggtcagcacttctcaggatatGGCCTGTTGACTTCCGCTAtaattttgcttgagtaaaacCTGAATTAAGACCAGGTGCTCAGCTCTGATCATGATTTGACCCAATAGGAATTCCTGGTGTTTACTGAGGGCACAATCCAGTGCCTCCTGAAGTCAGTGAGGAAAGTCTGAATCATACCCTAAGTGTTTAGCACGTCTCCAAAATTGCTTTAATGTGATTAATATGATCTGAAGTGAATGTTTtagttattcattattatttttagtagAGGCCCCAATCAAGGCATGGGACCCCATTATGCTTTGTACTGTATAAAtacacaatccctgcccccagaaAGAGCCCTAGTCTAGGAGATAAATTTCAGATAAAGGTTCATTACTTAATATCAACAGGAAGACATTATAAAGTGTTGAATCGACTTTAGACACCATTTGAAAGGCATACGATATAGACTGCTACAACCTGGAGAAATCTGCCCTTTTTCTGAGTAGCAGTACACTCCGTTACGGGGGAGTGTTTCAAAGGCACAAGGGGAAGTTAGTtgcccaacttccattgactttcagttgTGTGCCAGACTCCCCTTTCTGCCTTTGAAAGTCTCTCCCTACCActctatttttaaaagctctttttCAATGAATACTGGAGCAGAAAAGTTTGTCCTGAAATATCCTAATGATACAGTATAGTTTTGCAGTGCACAGTCAGGCTGCTGTTACAAAGGGCTGGTCcatactaaccccccacttcgaactaagatacgcaacttcagctacgttattcacgtagctgaagtcgaagtatcttagttcgaacttaccgcgggtccacacgcggcaggcaggctcccccatcgactccgcatactcctctcgcggagcaggagtaccggcatcgacggcgagcacttccgggattgatttatcgcgtctagacaagatgcgataaattgatcccagacgatcgattgcttaccgccggacccggagataAGTATAGATGTAGTCAAAGGGAAGTGAGTTGAGTTATACAAGCAACAACTTTCTCTGGGAGTTGAAGTAGAATTTAAGAATTTCCCTTTTTACCAATCTGATGATAATAGGTCTAAATGATTGTATGACTCAGTGAGTGTCAGATCTTAAAACATTCCAGGTCCGAAAACGCAAGTTTACAAGTCTGTGCAGAGCTGCATTCTCAGTATGTCTCTACTCCACCCACAGCTAATTGTGGTGTCTATTAATGATTCTTGAAAAGACTCATagctggcccagatcagctgactcgggctcagaggactcgggctgcagggctataaaattgcagtgcagatgttcatGAAGGGGGAGGGTGctagagccagggctccagcccgagcccaaatgtttACACTGCACTTGTAAAGCCCCACAGCATCAGCCCCACgaacctgagtcagttgacccagggcagctgcagctgtgctgggggTCTTCTatcgcagtgtagacgtactctctGAGGTTTTCACCAAGCAGAGAGCTAGTAGCCTGGAGTTCTGTTGAGCCTGGCGAAATGCATGGAGTAAACACTTAATACATCCGAAACCAAAGAGGGGTTGTAGGAGTCTTGAAGTTTGTGCCTAAACTGGGAAATACCATCATGTTATAACATGTATTAGCCTGCACAATGTTAGATCTGATTTAGTACTCGATGTAGTGCCATAGGGCTGCCCCCCGCCTGGAGTGCTCTCTtgtggcagactgcagtataacaAGCAGGCCTGCCTCAATTCCCCTCCTTCAGAGTCCCCAGAAATAGTCCGCAGAGTGTTCCCAAGTATAAATATAGCCCTTGCGGGGCTCATTTATTACAGAATCCCATGCACATAAATCAGAACAAAAGTCCCACAAGAATAGTCCAGACTGCCCCCAGCATAATCCAAACACTATAGGTAACATCCAGCCCCAGTGTCCCTCTCCAGGCCCTGGCTCCAGTAGTGTGATGGAGCTAAAAGACACTGGAACAGCGTTCCAGCTCCACTACACCActgtgccccattccctgcagcctggggacagAGATGCTGCAGTTTAGCACTACACCACTGCCTGGCTCTCCAGCACAGCTCTGGTGTCCCTCACCATGCCCTAGCTATCCAGTATAACCCAGCCCTGTCCTTGTACCAGGACAGCCCTTCCAACTGGAATGTAACCAGGCTTTTCCCAATGGGAAccccccacagcctctctgctgggaataTCCTTGCCAGTGCACCTTCCTTCATTCTCCCTGACCCTTTCACTCTGGGCTAAGCTCTCTGGCCCTGAGATGTCAGTTGGTAAAttcctctgctgctcccctgccgTCAGCTGTCTCCATCCCTGGTTCTCTGGCTTGGGGATAACAGCCAGCAAACCATTCTCACTGCTCTTCTGCCTTCAGCCTTTTCCCTGGTCCCAGACATACAGTCTCCTAGTtcattccttcctcttcccagaAAGGGCCTGCAAAGATCTTTCTGCAACTTTCCCCAAGACTCCTCCAGTCTCCTGACCAACGCTCACCAGGACTCTCCCTCGGTAGGTCTCTCCCTGACCTTTTATAGCCCCCAGGTGCTGCCTCACTCTCATAATTGGCTAAATGGGAGCACCAGCTCTGGCACAGGGGAACTGGACCTACTTCATTTactggggccagccaccctgtgacataTAGACAAAAGATTATTGGGTTTAAACTTGTGTCAGCAGGGAAGGTCTACCATGTGTTAATTAATGTGTATCTCCTAATGTAGAGAAGACCGAGTAATTATTCTTTTAGGACCCAATCCACCAAAGCACTTATGcgtatgcttaaatttaagcttgTGAGGTGTCCTGTTgatttaaagttaagtatgtgcttaaggtCCTGATCCACAAAGTTAGTTAGGATCCTAACCTTCATTGTGTCAGTGAAAGTTAGGAGCCTacgtacctttgtggatctaggcctaagtgctttgctggatcaagcccatagtctgaaaaccaaaatgaaatagcTGTTGGAACATCAAGTGGAAGTGATCCATCGGGCTGATTCTGTACAGTAAGATAAATGATAGAATAATAAGGCAGCTTTAGAGAAGAAATCAGAGGTGAGGTGGGTGTTTTTATTAATCATTTGCCAGACATTTAAAACTATGTGCACTAAGGTTGTATATTAAGTGCCCTACTGGGGACTTGGGTGCACAAAAACGTGCATGCATAATGATAATTATTTTTAGCTGTTCTAGGCATTTCAGTTGCACATTTGAAAGTAAAAGGCAAACTTTTCAAATGTGGATTCCCTAAATTTAGGCATCTCAATCTACATAACAAACCCAAACAAATGGctttattttcagaagtgctgagcacttaccaCACCAATTGAAGTCAAGCAAAGGGAAGTGCTCGGTGCTCAACACTtataaaaatcaggccacttatttactGTTGTCATCTAACTTTAGGAACCCACATAAGAAGTTTTGGCCAAAAGATTTTATACACATTATTCTTCAGGCCTGTGGGCCAGaacttcagctgaggatctggctgttgTGTGTCTAATTCTTTAAAATGTGCAAATTTGAGAGAGACTAGGAGGGttaggtaatatattttattggaccaatttctgttggtagaAGGTACAatctttcaagcttcacagagctcttcaagtCTGTGGAAGtaaccagagtgtctgagctaaatataAGTTGGGttcttgcatttgctcaggaagtaATGTTTAGTCTGGCTTCCTTCTCCTTCATATTGTGAAGTTtctagaagttgatccaataaaagatattgcctcatctaCGTTGtctgtctcatatcctgggatcaacatggccaCAACAATGCGGCAGACAAACCTGTTTACTAAGTTTAGGAGACAAATTTTCTCTACAACCTTGCTGAAAAGGAACTCTGGTGCTTAAATAGGTAATTATTCCTCCAGGTCTTCCACTAATTTTTGCACTCTCATTCAAGTGCACAATAGGTTTACTCACTGGAAAGCATTAGCCattgaaaatttaaatttaaataatatgACCAAATTTGCACACCACATTTTGAACCTGCAACAGAGATGCATCATTTTGATAATCTTGTCCAAATTAAGAGGCTAGATTAATCTGTCTTTCAAGTTTTAGGgacagattcttagctggtgtaaattaccCCTATTGAAACCACTGGGGCTATGTCAATGAATACTAATTAAGGATCTAGGcccttaaaaataaactgaaaacttCAATTAGATATaggaaaagaaacaggaaacTACTTGTGTTCATGTTCAGGAGACTTTAGGACTTGTTCTATAGTGGTATGACATTGTCCAACTAGACAGTAACTGGAATGAAGCCCATTAGCCAACTTACACATAACAGACCATCATTTCTCACTAATTCCAGTATGGATTTTAACATTACATACTTACAAAAATTGCTTGGAAAATGCCAAATAATCATCCATCCTATGCTGTAGTTCCTCATGAGTATCTGTGATATGTTGTCAATACCTGTACATATGTTTGCACCATGATTTTGATAACTTTACATTATGCAACTGTTATAAATGGTTGAGACATATTTAGTGTTAAAGGACACGATTCTACCATCCTTACTCATTTTAAATAATACCTTACTTGCAAACAGTCCCAATGAAATCAAGTACGTATATTTCCCACAGTAaaatacccttactcacattgtgTAGTATCCTACTGTGGGAAATATACTTGATTTCATGTAAGAATTGGAGGCCTTTTGAGCTATGCAaacacatggggtgaaatcctggccctattgaagtcaaaggcaaaactcccattggcttcagtaggccaggatttcattcatggcccctgcccccaaaggctTTTCATGTTCCTTCTTTCTACTTCCTGTCAAACTTTATTGATAGAAAGAAGCCAGTATTACAGAACTGTATTGCAAACATAATCCCAGCTTTAAAAGATgagcttttcttcttctccttgtaAACATTTCCTTCTCATACAGACTGGGTCTGAACCATCCCCTCAAGGACAAGTGGAAGACGTTCCAGTGAGCAGTGAAAGACCTGATGAGCCGGCTCGTCATGTCTTCTCTTTCTCCTGGTTAAACTCATTGAATGAATGATGACGATCATTCCGGCTGGCTTTGGATGTGCTTACCTGAGAGGAGCTATGAGGCAGCAAGTGACCTGGCTGGAACCAACAAGAAATAGTTCATATAAGAGACATCTTGATCAGGTTTAATTCCAAGGGCCTTATTTGAATTCCATTATACTGTATCTGATACTTTTAGATTAGAGTGATGTTTGGAAATAGCTGAATAAAGGGAGTGGGAAAACTGGACTAATAGATGTCTTGATGAAATACTATATTAAGTTTGACTGTGTGTTCAAGTAAAACCTGTTTCAGAAAGGAGAATGTTGAACAGAAGCTTCATGCTATAATTACAGTTGCAAAATTAGTGAGCACTATGATTGTCTGTAGCCAGCCTGGGTGTCCTGTTGTATTTTTGTAAGTGCTTACCCAACACTGTTAGTTGAAATATGACTAATGGCATCATTTGTCAATGAAAATATGAAAACCCCCTCACTACTCTTAATTACTCCAGTTGGAGTAACTCCATCTTTTCAACTTATTGATAACGCTTGTGGCAAATCCTTGACGAAAGCTACAAAATTCAAAGGTAAGTCTAAAACTCCACTCAACACAACCACTGTGCTGCATTACTCCAGCACAAGTGGTGCTACTGCATGCTGATGTGTAAAACCTGAGCATAAATGGGGATGGCAAGAGGAGCATTTCACCCTTAGATTTGTATTTTCCAGCTGAGGTTCATAGGTCACAATGAATAACACTCGAACCATTCAGAAATGTTATTTGGTGTTACATTTTATATAGCTGTAGACAATAAAGATATAGCTATAGGAAGCACTGGATTGGAACCCTTCCCAAATTATGTGGGGTATGGATCGGTATGTGGTTTATTATCTGTACTTCCTCAAAAGGCAAGGAGAGGGTTCTGGATGAGTATGTCAGCTTGTGTCTGTCTATATCCATATCTGTTATACCTATAGCGTCTCAACTTCCTTTAATACATGAAATCAACACTCACTTTTATCATACTGAGCAATTTGATAGTAAAAGGGCAAGGCCTTTGAAACCACAAAAGACCATTCTGAGCTGAACTGTGATGAGTTTATTGCAAGTATCTGCTAAAGATTGCATTTAAGAGATTATAAACCCATGGAAAAGGCTACCACAGTGCAGAGAGAAGTGTACTACAGATATTTAACTAATGAAACTGATTACATAAACTGACATGCCTTTTAAAATGGTGAGCAGATTGACATTGCATTTGATTctgaaggtgaaatcctgggagttttcccactgacttccatggggtcaggatttcaccctaacaCTCTAAGGACAGTTAGAAAAATGATTACAGAATTGAATACTGTATTTCCTAATGGGTGCTGACTGTCATCTTCTCTGAAACAGTTCAGTAGTCTTTGAGAGTGATCAATATCTTACAGGGTTAGGGTCTGAGAGAGGGATCCAAAGGCCaaggggaatctttccactgacttcaatgggttttggatcaggccctgaatacaTAGCTCTTCTTATAGTACCATGACTGACCATGAagacatgcttttttttttcatggtacCGTAGTCAATAGCATGAAATGGTTGATTAATACATGCTAGAAGGCAATATAGTCTAAGGTGGGAGCCAAGTAATTCATGAATACAAAAGCCCAATTCTGACAACAGTTTGCAATGTAGCCTTTGGAAAGCCACTTACTATCTATgttgtttctgtttttcttcctgtaaaatgggactaTGAAGGATGGATTTGAGGatcaattagttaatgtttgtaaagagctttgaaataACAAAGCATTTGTTAAGAGTTATATCTTCACTGAACAGCAGTAAAATTCATCACCACATCCAGTTGTGTTTTTTCCACAagcttttgttcttgtttttttactAGAAATTCCTAATGAATATTTGCAACCAGGACTCAGATTTGTCTTCATTGGTTTCACAAAATCCTTCTTTGATCTCTTTTTTTCCTGATGATTCATAAGATAATAGGAGAAAGCTGATTTCATAAATATGGCAGCTGTATGAATTCAGTAAGGAACTGTCCGTTTCACGTACTCATGCGAATATGAGAATTTAAAGTGTTTAACAAAATCAATAGCACTTGAGTGATTGCcttaaaccaaacattttaaaaatcagtttcatgacaCCATAAAGTGCATTTCTCTGCTAGAGCGCAGTCTGCACACAGATGCATCCCCGAACTCAACGCTCACTTAATTAATGTTAATTACAGGCCCACCAGATCCTGCCGTCTCTCCATTCACAAAACTCCAGCTGTAGTCAATGGGAAGTTCTTACCTACAAGGATGGCAGTGTAGGGTCCAAGGAGGAGAATATACTCCAGAGACTGAACCCTCCCTTTAGAGCAATTTAATTCTTTGGGGTTAAATTCCCATTCGGCCAGTCACACTATAGACCCTTCGGGGCACGTTACAGAGTGTGAGGTGTAATCCCTAATTAGAGACTCATAAAAGTGCGTGCTCCACCCAAGAGATTGGAACATCTGCTTAGAAGTTAACACAGGACCTGTTGTGCTAATACTGGGAGCCCAGTTCTCCGTTCCCCAcgcccccaaactcccactggtgtgagtgaGTTAGTGCAGGATTGGGTGTGTTTAGACAGTTCAAAAAGGCGTCCAGTCTTCCCTAGTGGCTGTTGTGGCATTATACCCTGCGTCAGAAGTGTTTACTCATGCAGGGGATGGTTGCGTTGCTGGACACACAGCAGCTCGCTCAAATCTGGCCTCTCGATAGACTGTATGGCGAGGTTAGCGTGAAGGAGGCGAGTACATTTATGTCTGTTTAAAGCGTTTTGTAGAAACGTTCCTTCTCGTGAACAGAATGTTTTTTTTCAACATTAAGCATTCAACTTTACAAAGCAATCACCAGTGGCATTGCCAAGCGCGTGGCTTAATCCCCGCAAAACTTCATGTAAAATAGTTGTCAGGTGCAAAAATCTTCCAGCTccttggtttgttttaaattgcaTTCCTGTAAACCCAGCACAGCCGCGCTCATTGTGTTTAAATGGGAGACaataaaaatggggagggggatagACTGGCTGTTTGAACGACAGGTTTTAGATTGGAGTCATTTTCTTTTAACAGAGCTAAGTTCAGCAATTGAATTTGGGAACGGAGAGTGAAAATGCTGCTAAGTACCCTGAAGGATGCGTTTTCTGTACATGTAGCGCATGGGGTGTTAAAGAATGTAACCGGGAGAAAGCATAACTATCCCAGAGACCCTTGAACTGCACTGAAGTCCTTGTACAGACCCATACCCTTAGCTGTATCCTCAGGACATACCCTTAGCTGTGTCCTATAATTTACATACACTCATCTTACACCTCTCTCTTCTTGAGCTATCCGCGTGCAGTTATTGACCAATCCTCCGTTTCATTTCAGCGCTGTTACGGGTGGGTGTctgtaaaaaaaccccaaacaaatagCTCAGGAAAAGCTTTTTATATATACAGAAAGGAAACCTCTGCTGAATCTAGAAGACCCTAAGGCAAGAAAGTCTATAAAACCACAGTTACTTTgcagcttttattaaaaatataaatattaaacattcTCTTACACAACAAAATTGACCGAGCGCTGAAAAGATGTTTTATTACGTAAATGGTACAGAAAAAAGTTGAGTCGCAGTAGTTTACAgagatcccccccacacacacacaaacacacaccttttCCCACAAGAAAAGTATCTCTCTTGTCCAACGGCTTCTTTGAAACCTTTCTTCCGCTGTCCCCCTCCTAAGTAGCGATGTCACTAGAACaactttgaaatggaaaaataaaggtGGGAAAGTTACAAATGACACTTTTCTCGTCACTGCACGGGAATACACTGCTGTGCATGCTAACCAAGGGACATGGGCTCTGTTCAGCGTACACCCTCTATGTTTAAAGCTATAGAAAAATAAAGAGATGACATCAGAGCAGCACTATGGTATATAATACTGTATCATTTTGTGCTAACTGCAGAATCTCTTTGGCAAGGCGAGGCCGCTTCATTTCCCGATGATCTCCATCAGTTTCCTGTTGCTGTGAGCCTGCTGCGCTAACTGTTCGGCTCTGGCCATTTCCAAGACTTCTCGGAGGAGGTGGAAAGTCAGATCCAGGGAGATCGGGGGCTCCTCGGATCGCTTCTCCCTCTCCATCGCCTCTCGGGGCAGGCTCTCGGCTTCCCCCTCCCCGGGGCCCGCCGCACTCTCTAGCGAGCGctcggggagctgctgcagctgttGCACCGCTGCTCGGAAAAAGTTGGTGGCGGGGGCGCCGGGCGGtaggcggctgctgctgctggaggcgaAGAAGGAGGCGGCGGGGCTCTTGTTGAGGTTGCCCAGCCGCAGGAAATACTCTTCTCCCATGCGGAGCAGCACGGGCAGGCTCGGCGGCGGCTGGAGGAAATCGGgcggcaggggagcgccggcggcggcgggggggctcTTGCCGAGGGCTCTGCATTCATGGTAGGGCAGGAGAGCAACCAGCAGGATCCCTGTGGAGACCAACAGCTGGAGCTTCATGATCAACGCCCGGATCTGCAACTGGGGACAGAagcggggagaggagggaggggaaggcgcgGGGCGGGGAGAGAAAACCTGCCGCGTTGGAGTTAGACGGTCGGGACAGGGGCGCTCGCAGCCCGGGCGGTGCGGCTGGCTGCCGGCCGACCCCAGGGAGGGAGCTGCTCGAGCCGCTGTCCGAGGTGCTGAATGGATCAGCCGCCCCCGGCGCCCCCCAgtctctggccctgccccaggcGCGGGGGAGATGTTTCCTTCTCCGGCTGGTTTACAGCGCTGCCCCGGCGTCTCAGAGGCGCTGAAAGGAGCAAGCCCCCGACGGGCCCAGGCTCTGGCTACAGAGGAGAAAGCCCCGGCGCTGTACCACGGCCAGCAACCGAGGGACGACAGCCAGCTGGTGCTGGGCAGGGAGCAAGTGTCCCGTTTAAAGACGTACAGCGGCTTGGCTGCTTCCCAGGCAATATTACACCTGGCCCCGCGGCCCCGAGGTCATTGCTCCCTCCCGCGGGACCCCCACGGAGCTGGTTAGCCAGGCTCGTTGGAAGTATCTGAAGCCATTCGCCCCCCAGCCACGGGTTTGTCAGTccgagcagcacagctgcacccgGGCAGGCAGAAGTTTGCTCGGTTGCGGCTCACGCCGGTGATCGCTGCCTACCTTAGAGATGCCGCTGCCGGTTCGTAGGGCAGGTGGAGTCTGTCCGGAGTGGGGGCTTGCCGAGGTCCCGCTGTCACTCTGTCCGCGCCGTCTCTTCCCCAACTTGTGATCAGATTTTCTCCTAATCAGAGCCCGGGTACGTGATTTTTATAGCATAGACCCTCTTCTGGAATCACGCAGCACTTGCCTAATAAGCTGACGCTTTCTTGACAGCTCGATTGCGTGCCCCGATCCACTGCTGAATAAATCATGGGGGCCCTTTCGGAGCAGCAATGGGCAGAGTTTTGCTATCACAACACAGAATCTCACATCCAATTATATCAACAGATATTTATCGCCTCGTTAGTGACGTCAGCCGGAGCTGGGTCGGAGGAGTTGAGCAgggcgctctcccattgacaaaAATCCTTGAATGAGATTTCCCAACGGGAGCGGAAAGCAACAGCGACCGACTTCTTACTATGAAAGGCCAAGCGGGTAGAAAACTTTCCACTCTAGTCCCGCATGAGAGGTACCTGCTGTCAACCCGGATCCAGAGCCGGGCAAGGCTGCTAATCAGATTCAGAGATTGCAACCTGGCTTTGTCAACCTCCCGAGCCCTTCCCGAGCGAGTTTATAGTCAGAATGATGAACTAGAGACAGAGTTTGTTCTAATGCCAACGCATCTCATCTCCATTACCAAGttatatgtaaaaagcaacaaagagtcccgtggcaccttaaagactaacagatgtattggagcataagctttcgtgggtgaatgtatATGTAAGAACACACAAGAACAAAAAGTAAAACACCCCCACAGAAAAATCCCGATAAAGGACCCTGACGCGATATTTTACCAAGAAGATTTCCCATCACTATCTTGATGAGAGGTGCTAATCCCCAGTTGAATATCTTAACACActtaagtactcctgttcttttaacacacTTAGCTGTTCTGAACATTTAATAATTGGTAACATACACTCAAGTTAAATTTCCAGTAAAGCGGTAGGTAAAATCCAGCCAATGAGAGTCACGTACTAATGTGTTTTTATGGGAAACCTACTGTTTGAAAACACATAAGCGACATCAAACTGTGATACACAAGATCTGTTGTCGGGGGTGTCAGGTTTGCTGGTGTCTGTGTTTGCAAGTCGTAGGGCTAAAGTTACCGCTCCAGGGCGCTTACTGTTAGAGAAATCAACGTGTGCATTTGAAATTAACTTGAGACGATCAGATGGGTGGCAGGTAGGAAGTGTTATAACTAAGTCTGTTGAAGTGTCTCACTCAAAACCCCCCTGCAAACGCGACAGTTGCCATTAGGTTGTACATTAACCGTGTGATCCGAATTTCTGTATTAACAGTGAGTCAATCAACCTACATATAACGATCGGGATTTATTAGAAACTTCCCCTTTTCTCATCCCTTGTTTTCTGCTTCATCGGTGAGCTGTTACACGCCTTGCAATCTATCTGCAGAGTCTCCTCCTGTGTATACCACGCTGACATTATTTTCCTATTGAAAAAATGTTGGCAGTTTCACGAGACCCTTGGTTTTGCCGTCTAGAAATTAAAAGCACACGAGTGAATGGCTGTTAAAACGCATTCAATGGCATTTGAGGGCAGTTGTCTGCATGAAAATGATACTATTGTGTTTGATGATACACTTGTTTCTTTGCTGCGCGGTAATCAAAAGAGCTCTTCAAGCCTTTATGCGGTTGATCAGAACTCAGGCGGGCTCCGAGGAAGGGCTGTGAAGGGGTGCAGTGTACGTTTCATCGCAGGCACTGCCGCGAGCGGGATGCTGCTGTAATGCTTCAAACAAAAACTAGAGACCCATGAATTTATGGTAAGAAAAAGAAGAAGCCTCGATAAACTCGGGCTTAAATGTTGCAGTTGATTAACTGTTGCTCAGACAGAAACGGCTTGGTATGTGGAGGTTTTTCACCCTTAGTTCATGACAAATAACGTCGTTTTAATGGATTAAACAATAAAATTATTTAGATGTATAACAAAAAAGGGGGGTAACGTGCTCTAGGCATCATTGTAAAACTTCAGTAACAATGGAAACCGTAACCACACACGCCCCTTCTAAAAGTCAATTTAATGTTATTATTGTAGCACGTCAATACTGGGTAGTGTCAAATACCATCCCCCTGCGGGAAAGTGATTTCAGTCCCGAGTCAGTGAGTTTTTTCAATCCCCCGgtgtattattttatttgattgtgtttgtattactgtagcacttaggagccctagtcatgaaccagcacctcattgtgctaggcgctgtacaaagacTGTAGAAAAGGAAGACTGGATTCTCTAAAAGCCAAAAATCTAATCTGAATACATCTTATGCTGGTGAAATTACAACTAATATTAAAGTGCATACCACTATATTAAGATTATATTAAAGGAGAACTTTCATATTGCAGCAATTTTGGGGAAATAGATTACTGACTCAAAAAGATACTGGCAAATATTTTTCTGAGTTCCTGGTGTTGGTTCACCTACTTCCTCACAGATGGAATTCTCTTTTTGCATGATTCTGCAGCAACAAAACTTGCTCTTATGGAAATGTGTGCAATTCATTTGTGATATCAgcttgggtcaaattctgatctcatttacattaattcagtCCCCACTGACAACACACTTTGGCCCTATCAGGATCCCA
Proteins encoded in this window:
- the CRH gene encoding corticoliberin, with product MKLQLLVSTGILLVALLPYHECRALGKSPPAAAGAPLPPDFLQPPPSLPVLLRMGEEYFLRLGNLNKSPAASFFASSSSSRLPPGAPATNFFRAAVQQLQQLPERSLESAAGPGEGEAESLPREAMEREKRSEEPPISLDLTFHLLREVLEMARAEQLAQQAHSNRKLMEIIGK